One genomic region from Diabrotica undecimpunctata isolate CICGRU chromosome 9, icDiaUnde3, whole genome shotgun sequence encodes:
- the LOC140451536 gene encoding uncharacterized protein, translating into MIKLSSLEMSNISIDFTKCRICLEVKNPMEAFFNIYYEELSLAHIFNNISKYDVQEHDYLPKYICLTCKTSIIAFYNLVSTFEQTEKYINNLYHNGKILEENTTIQDIKQEENIVGVDKWIGDDQDDESGSCYGDDDPDDGFKENFVIEKSELNVQYSKINPKESFESFTKNSEYKNVKTEKFSCECGDTYLHKVGFRHHMQQKHNTTLEEDDFEKYSEPITLSIPTGYSEGIEYVFPKQILKRNSLECRICQMKFEKKEEVKAHEAVHKTHICDQCGAAFLKKTYLQDHQITHSEVRRYRCKECGKAFKHRHTLSVHKKTHEESKSYVCEVCGMGFKARATLYTHTLLKHSDEKNFPCSSCNLRFNLKSSRDKHFLRKHTLNREKSFVCSKCGAAYLNKTSLTKHNADKHLGQAKFYPCTICENKSYVMKKGLKIHMLKKHLHEIV; encoded by the exons ATGATAAAATTATCATCCCTAGAGATGTCGAATATAAGCATTGATTTTACCAAATGCCGAATATGTTTGGAAGTTAAAAATCCTATGGAagcatttttcaatatttattatgAAGAATTAAGTTTAGCACACATTTTTAATAACATAAGTAAATATGAC GTGCAAGAACATGACTATCTACCTAAGTACATATGCTTAACTTGTAAAACAAGTATAATTGCTTTTTACAACCTGGTATCAACATTCGAACAAACAGAAAAGTACATAAATAATCTATACCACAATGGTAAGATTTTAGAAGAAAATACAACAATTCAAGAtattaaacaagaagaaaatattgtAGGTGTTGACAAATGGATAGGTGATGATCAGGATGATGAAAGTGGTAGTTGCTATGGTGACGATGATCCTGATGATGgatttaaagaaaattttgtaATAGAAAAAAGTGAACTAAATGTGCAATATTCTAAAATTAACCCAAAGGAAAGTTTTGAGAGCTTTACAAAAAACAGTGAGTACAAAAATGTCAAAACAGAAAAGTTTTCTTGTGAATGCGGGGATACTTATTTACATAAGGTTGGCTTTAGACACCATATGCAACAAAAACATAACACGACACTGGAAGAGGACGATTTTGAAAAATACTCTGAACCAATTACATTATCCATTCCCACAGGTTATTCAGAGGGTATAGAATATGTTTTTCCAAAGcagatattaaaaagaaacagTTTAGAATGCAGAATATGCCAAATGAAGTTTGAAAAGAAAGAAGAGGTGAAGGCTCACGAAGCTGTTCATAAAACCCACATATGTGATCAATGCGGTGCAGCATTTCTTAAAAAGACCTATCTACAAGACCATCAAATCACCCATTCAGAAGTAAGACGTTATAGGTGTAAAGAGTGTGGAAAAGCCTTTAAACATCGCCACACGTTGAGTGTACATAAAAAAACTCACGAAGAATCGAAAAGTTATGTTTGTGAAGTTTGCGGTATGGGTTTTAAGGCTAGAGCTACACTTTACACCCACACACTACTCAAGCACAGTGATGAAAAGAATTTTCCTTGTTCTAGTTGTAATttacgttttaatttaaaatcttcTAGAGATAAACATTTTCTTAGAAAACATACTTTAAACCGGGAGAAAAGTTTTGTGTGCAGTAAGTGCGGAGCTGCCTATCTAAATAAAACTAGTTTGACCAAACATAATGCCGATAAACATTTAGGTCAGGCCAAATTCTATCCATGCACTATTTGTGAAAATAAGAGTTATGTTATGAAGAAAGGTTTAAAAATTCATATGTTGAAAAAACACTTGCatgaaatagtttaa